Proteins found in one Polyangiaceae bacterium genomic segment:
- a CDS encoding sel1 repeat family protein — protein sequence MRPEPPTAAEATGRTSIPAVDGPSSPLVVDWKAEQRADLEEAIHDGIAVVAWDDKGLRLLKRCHVTGSYGYLPVQVKKDVVRLESADDVRASLPLGGLGIAGKIGGGFSQGTTLDIALAMVGKRRTTWNDVTRDDLTGKCDRATHYVRAILVGAFAMKTGSRAHAEAAAEIFGAGASGESSSSKDVGTSDGRLDACEKATGEEAKPPSGCAAILRLELEPIVAAGSRPVAEPKPATQETKTVESKAEEGCPLGFVFSGGACKKSADDRPHACAPDDPRECETQCKKGDAPSCDRLGSLIARGKLGAPDEASILAAYGKSCSRGYANGCANLGVRLLYGKSRDNDKALSALQRGCLMGSARSCEIVGELLLYGVNGRPKDPLGALRFFVKGCEGGDFTACTNAGFLYAGGGGSAVPRDDSKALEYGRRACYGGNSTACGNAGYKIELGQSVKADPKLALALYNRACRLSPAECFRSGLLLATGAPGVPKNDQKAQADLAAACGTGSGLPTIACVVSARLYNSSAKPNPNGLRRTIETMKPQCDQKDGRACTFLAIAEYGQGKTADATKHFRLACGFKDPLACELGKRLR from the coding sequence ATGCGACCCGAGCCCCCCACGGCAGCAGAGGCTACCGGACGCACCTCGATCCCGGCGGTAGACGGTCCATCCTCTCCGTTGGTGGTGGACTGGAAGGCGGAGCAGCGCGCCGATCTGGAGGAGGCCATTCACGATGGTATTGCGGTGGTGGCCTGGGACGACAAGGGGCTGCGGTTGCTCAAGCGTTGCCATGTGACGGGCAGCTACGGATACCTGCCGGTGCAAGTGAAGAAGGACGTCGTGCGCCTCGAGAGCGCGGACGACGTGCGTGCCAGTCTTCCCCTCGGAGGCCTGGGTATTGCAGGCAAGATCGGGGGCGGGTTCAGTCAAGGCACGACGCTGGACATTGCACTCGCGATGGTCGGGAAACGTCGTACCACCTGGAACGACGTCACTCGGGACGACCTCACAGGAAAGTGCGACCGCGCGACACACTATGTGCGAGCCATTCTAGTCGGCGCCTTTGCGATGAAGACTGGATCCCGGGCGCATGCGGAAGCCGCTGCCGAGATCTTCGGAGCGGGAGCCAGCGGAGAGTCGTCGAGCTCCAAGGACGTGGGCACGTCCGACGGGCGACTGGATGCTTGCGAGAAGGCCACCGGGGAGGAGGCGAAGCCCCCAAGCGGGTGTGCGGCGATTCTTCGCCTCGAGCTCGAGCCGATTGTCGCCGCTGGGAGCAGGCCAGTGGCAGAGCCGAAGCCGGCGACGCAGGAAACCAAGACCGTGGAGTCCAAGGCGGAGGAAGGGTGTCCGCTAGGGTTCGTGTTTTCTGGGGGAGCCTGCAAGAAGAGCGCTGACGACCGCCCCCACGCCTGCGCCCCCGACGACCCACGAGAATGCGAGACACAATGTAAGAAGGGGGACGCTCCCAGCTGCGATCGGCTGGGGTCGCTGATCGCGCGGGGAAAGCTCGGGGCGCCGGACGAAGCGTCCATTCTCGCGGCGTACGGCAAGTCGTGCTCGCGAGGCTACGCCAACGGCTGCGCGAACCTCGGAGTGCGCCTGCTGTACGGGAAGAGCCGCGACAACGACAAGGCCCTCTCCGCACTGCAGCGTGGCTGCTTGATGGGCAGCGCGCGGTCCTGCGAGATAGTCGGCGAGCTATTGCTTTATGGTGTCAACGGGCGTCCGAAGGATCCCCTTGGCGCCCTTCGGTTCTTCGTGAAAGGCTGCGAAGGCGGGGATTTCACTGCCTGCACCAATGCTGGGTTCTTGTACGCCGGTGGCGGCGGCAGCGCAGTACCGCGGGATGACAGCAAGGCGTTGGAATATGGTCGCCGGGCCTGCTACGGCGGCAACTCGACTGCTTGTGGCAACGCCGGTTACAAGATCGAGCTCGGGCAATCCGTAAAAGCCGATCCAAAGCTTGCGCTCGCCCTTTACAATCGAGCGTGCCGTTTGTCGCCCGCGGAGTGTTTCCGGAGCGGGCTCTTGCTTGCGACCGGCGCGCCTGGAGTTCCCAAGAACGATCAGAAAGCCCAGGCTGACCTGGCCGCCGCGTGCGGGACTGGTTCCGGTCTGCCTACCATCGCGTGTGTGGTTTCGGCTCGGCTATACAACTCGAGCGCCAAGCCCAATCCCAACGGCCTCCGCCGCACCATCGAGACGATGAAGCCGCAGTGCGATCAGAAGGATGGGCGCGCGTGCACTTTCCTCGCAATCGCAGAGTACGGGCAGGGCAAGACGGCCGACGCCACAAAGCACTTCCGCTTAGCTTGCGGCTTCAAGGACCCGCTGGCATGCGAGCTGGGCAAGCGCCTGAGGTAG
- a CDS encoding DedA family protein, translated as MLAELVARYGYLAVLVGTFLEGETVLVMAGYAANRGYLSLPIVMALAFIGSLSGDQVAFFIGHFFGRGLVARWPSLEPKVQRVQKILARRRVPLILGFRFLYGLRNVTPLAIGMSGLPPRQFAPLNAVGALVWAVAVGALGFAFGRGLELVLERAHEYEAWILGGLAVVGIGLWTWRRLRHRRPNSPDVPAES; from the coding sequence ATGCTGGCAGAGCTCGTCGCACGATATGGATACCTGGCGGTGCTCGTCGGGACGTTCCTCGAAGGCGAGACGGTGCTGGTGATGGCGGGCTACGCCGCAAACCGCGGCTACCTCTCGCTACCCATCGTGATGGCGCTCGCGTTCATCGGCAGCTTGAGCGGTGATCAAGTTGCATTTTTCATCGGTCACTTCTTCGGTCGCGGTTTGGTCGCACGCTGGCCATCGCTCGAACCGAAAGTGCAGCGCGTCCAGAAAATCCTGGCGCGTCGAAGGGTTCCGCTGATCTTGGGCTTCCGCTTCTTGTACGGCTTGCGGAACGTCACTCCGCTCGCCATCGGAATGTCCGGTCTGCCGCCCCGGCAATTTGCACCGCTCAATGCCGTGGGGGCTTTGGTGTGGGCAGTCGCAGTGGGCGCGCTGGGCTTTGCATTTGGCAGGGGGCTCGAGCTGGTGCTGGAGCGGGCGCACGAGTACGAAGCTTGGATCCTCGGGGGCCTGGCGGTGGTGGGCATCGGCCTTTGGACGTGGCGTCGATTGCGCCATCGACGGCCCAACTCCCCCGACGTTCCAGCAGAAAGCTGA